A stretch of the Lactuca sativa cultivar Salinas chromosome 9, Lsat_Salinas_v11, whole genome shotgun sequence genome encodes the following:
- the LOC111878911 gene encoding uncharacterized protein LOC111878911 isoform X1 translates to MSTNGGDAEKRMVHFNLSPTRVLKIQKGDITRWFIDGSSDAIVNPTDEGMLGGGGADAAIHGAAGPELRTACYGAGEVRPGIRCPTGAARMTPGFKLPAYRVIHTVGPVYNEDENPAATLRNAYRNCLRYVRGNSLKHVAFPAISCGANGYPFEEAATVAISTIRDYFHSVKEIHFVLYSDDIYDVWVKKAEELLKN, encoded by the exons ATGTCTACCAATGGAGGCGACGCTGAGAAAAGGATGGTTCACTTCAATCTGTCTCCCACGAGGGTCCTGAAGATTCAGAAAGGAGATATCACTCGTTGGTTCATCGATGGCTCCTCCGACGCTATT GTTAATCCTACAGATGAGGGAATGCTTGGTGGCGGTGGTGCTGATGCAG CTATACATGGAGCTGCTGGCCCAGAGCTTCGAACAGCATGTTATGGTGCTGGTGAAGTTCGCCCTGGAATACGTTGCCCAACTGGAGCAGCAAGAATGACTCC AGGGTTTAAATTGCCTGCATATCGTGTAATCCACACTGTTGGTCCTGTTTATAATgaagatgagaatcctgcagctACCTTGCGTAATGCATACAGGAATTGTTTGCGTTATGTAAGGGGGAACAGTCTTAAACATGTTGCATTTCCTGCCATATCCTGTGGTGCCAATGG ATATCCATTTGAAGAAGCTGCAACTGTGGCCATATCTACAATTAGAGACTACTTTCATAGCGTTAAAGAG ATCCACTTTGTGCTATATTCGGATGATATCTACGATGTTTGGGTGAAGAAAGCTGAAGAATTACTGAAAAACTAG
- the LOC111878911 gene encoding uncharacterized protein LOC111878911 isoform X2, whose protein sequence is MSTNGGDAEKRMVHFNLSPTRVLKIQKGDITRWFIDGSSDAIVNPTDEGMLGGGGADAAIHGAAGPELRTACYGAGEVRPGIRCPTGAARMTPGFKLPAYRVIHTVGPVYNEDENPAATLRNAYRNCLRYVRGNSLKHVAFPAISCGANGYPFEEAATVAISTIRDYFHSVKEQSSGERDYDLFSDPLCAIFG, encoded by the exons ATGTCTACCAATGGAGGCGACGCTGAGAAAAGGATGGTTCACTTCAATCTGTCTCCCACGAGGGTCCTGAAGATTCAGAAAGGAGATATCACTCGTTGGTTCATCGATGGCTCCTCCGACGCTATT GTTAATCCTACAGATGAGGGAATGCTTGGTGGCGGTGGTGCTGATGCAG CTATACATGGAGCTGCTGGCCCAGAGCTTCGAACAGCATGTTATGGTGCTGGTGAAGTTCGCCCTGGAATACGTTGCCCAACTGGAGCAGCAAGAATGACTCC AGGGTTTAAATTGCCTGCATATCGTGTAATCCACACTGTTGGTCCTGTTTATAATgaagatgagaatcctgcagctACCTTGCGTAATGCATACAGGAATTGTTTGCGTTATGTAAGGGGGAACAGTCTTAAACATGTTGCATTTCCTGCCATATCCTGTGGTGCCAATGG ATATCCATTTGAAGAAGCTGCAACTGTGGCCATATCTACAATTAGAGACTACTTTCATAGCGTTAAAGAG CAATCAAGTGGAGAACGTGATTATGATCTGTTTTCAGATCCACTTTGTGCTATATTCGGATGA
- the LOC111878903 gene encoding syntaxin-43, with translation MATRNRTFLFKKYRDALKSVRAPSSLASSSSRGGAVIELTNAGLLKQNSSYAPLSTEDPGTSSAGALTVGLPPAWVDVSDEITANVQRARAKMGELAKAHAKALMPSFGDGKEDQHKIEALTHEITDLLKKSEKRLKRLSAGGTSEDSNIRKNVQRSLATDLQSLSMELRKKQSTYLKRLQQQKEGPDGVDLEMNLNGKHSRRDDDDDEFDDMGFNEHQMAKLKKSEAFTVEREKEIQQVVESVNELAQIMKDLSVLVIDQGTIVDRIDHNIQNVAASVDEGLKQLQKAERSQKRGGMIMCATVLVIMCFVMLVLLILKEILF, from the exons ATGGCGACAAGGAACAGAACGTTTCTGTTTAAGAAGTATAGAGATGCATTGAAGAGCGTTAGGGCTCCGTCTTCATTAGCTTCTTCTAGCTCCCGTGGTGGTGCGGTGATTGAGTTAACCAACGCCGGTTTGCTTAAACAAAATAGTTCTTATGCTCCTCTTAGTACCGAGGATCCCGGGACTTCTTC GGCAGGTGCATTAACTGTGGGGCTTCCTCCTGCTTGGGTTGATGTATCTGATGAAATAACAGCAAATGTGCAAAGAGCAAGGGCTAAAATGGGAGAATTAGCGAAGGCACATGCTAAGGCTTTGATGCCATCATTTGGTGATGGAAAAGAAGATCAACACAAGATTGAGGCTCTTACACATGAGATTACTGATCTTTTAAAAAAGTCAGAAAAAAGATTAAAGAGATTATCTGCTGGTGGGACTTCTGAGGATTCAAATATTAGGAAAAATGTGCAG CGTTCTCTTGCAACTGATCTTCAGAGTCTTTCAATGGAACTCCGGAAAAAGCAATCTACTTATTTAAAGCGCCTTCAACAGCAAAAAGAG GGTCCAGATGGGGTTGATCTAGAAATGAATTTAAATGGAAAGCATTCTAgaagagatgatgatgatgatgagtttgatgacATG GGTTTCAATGAACATCAAATGGCAAAGTTGAAGAAAAGTGAGGCTTTCACAGTGGAAAGGGAGAAAGAGATTCAACAGGTTGTGGAATCAGTAAATGAGCTCGCTCAGATCATGAAGGATCTTTCTGTCCTCGTCATCGACCAG GGAACTATTGTTGATAGGATAGACCACAATATTCAAAATGTTGCAGCGTCTGTGGATGAAGGCCTTAAGCAGCTGCAAAAG GCGGAAAGAAGTCAGAAAAGAGGGGGGATGATAATGTGTGCGACAGTACTAGTCATCATGTGTTTTGTTATGTTGGTTCTCTTAATCCTTAAAGAGATTCTTTTCTGA